One genomic segment of Bradyrhizobium prioriisuperbiae includes these proteins:
- a CDS encoding fumarylacetoacetate hydrolase family protein: MRFASIHLDGQVRPGVLARDEIALFSPAIPDLVGFLELDEEARGSTIRQALASGLRVPRSTARLAAPIRRFRRDVLCTGWNYWDHFEEGRGKREGQDVDKPKAPTFFTKSPDVVIGPNDAIAFDPRISQKWDYEAELVVIIGRTGRSIPRASAWEHIFGVSLANDISQRDLQRRHGGQWLKGKSIDQSMPLGPVIVTPDQLDIPRVRLRCDVNGQTVQDAVVAQMAFPIDELIAELSFGMTLHAGDVILTGTPSGVGNAREPQLFLKAGDQVVVRGDGIGELCNTLVPQDLAGHSDIRLD; this comes from the coding sequence ATGCGATTTGCGAGCATCCATCTGGATGGACAGGTCCGACCCGGCGTTCTGGCGAGAGACGAGATTGCCTTGTTCTCGCCGGCTATCCCTGATCTCGTCGGCTTTCTCGAACTGGACGAGGAGGCCCGCGGCTCGACGATCCGGCAGGCCCTTGCCTCGGGCTTGCGCGTACCGCGATCGACAGCGCGTCTGGCGGCGCCGATTCGCCGCTTTCGCCGCGACGTGCTGTGTACCGGCTGGAATTATTGGGATCATTTCGAGGAGGGCCGCGGCAAGCGCGAGGGCCAGGACGTCGACAAGCCGAAGGCGCCGACCTTCTTCACCAAGTCGCCCGACGTGGTCATCGGGCCGAACGATGCGATCGCGTTCGACCCTCGCATCTCGCAAAAGTGGGATTACGAGGCTGAACTCGTGGTCATCATCGGCCGCACTGGCCGCAGCATTCCGCGCGCCTCCGCCTGGGAGCATATTTTTGGCGTCTCTCTCGCCAATGATATCTCGCAGCGTGATCTGCAGCGCCGTCATGGCGGGCAATGGCTCAAGGGCAAGAGCATCGATCAGAGCATGCCGCTCGGACCTGTGATCGTCACGCCGGACCAACTCGACATTCCACGCGTGAGGCTGCGGTGCGATGTCAACGGCCAGACGGTGCAGGATGCCGTCGTCGCGCAGATGGCGTTTCCGATTGATGAGCTGATTGCCGAATTGTCGTTCGGCATGACCCTGCATGCCGGCGACGTCATCCTGACGGGAACGCCAAGCGGTGTCGGCAATGCGCGAGAACCGCAGCTGTTCCTGAAAGCCGGCGATCAGGTCGTGGTCCGCGGTGACGGCATCGGCGAGTTGTGCAACACGCTGGTTCCACAGGATCTTGCCGGGCATTCCGACATCAGGCTGGATTGA
- a CDS encoding TetR/AcrR family transcriptional regulator — protein sequence MSVAKSSTKSNKPKPNRTVRSGRPTKEQAEQITAHIVDVAMQLFLESSFEAVSIDHIAATARISKQTFYARFASKEAVYAAVIRKGTDDLFRPVLSESNREESIETILVQIGLELSKRALAPAAIALDRLVGSEARQFPELARVYLENAVHARSMIASMFTNAMRDGQIRSGDATYLAEQFGYAVVDGPNRAVVLSGKTARTEKELRERITRAVALFLDGCRDGVTRRD from the coding sequence ATGAGCGTCGCCAAATCGAGCACAAAGTCGAACAAGCCGAAGCCGAACAGAACCGTGCGCAGTGGGCGGCCGACCAAAGAGCAGGCTGAGCAGATCACCGCACACATCGTCGACGTGGCGATGCAGCTGTTCCTGGAGTCCAGCTTCGAAGCGGTCAGCATCGATCACATCGCGGCTACGGCGCGGATTTCGAAGCAGACATTTTATGCCCGCTTCGCCTCCAAGGAGGCGGTGTATGCAGCGGTGATCCGCAAGGGCACCGATGACTTGTTCAGGCCGGTGCTGAGCGAATCCAATCGCGAGGAGTCGATCGAGACCATCCTGGTTCAGATTGGTCTTGAGCTGTCAAAACGGGCGCTCGCGCCGGCGGCGATCGCGCTCGACCGGCTTGTCGGCTCCGAAGCCCGTCAATTCCCGGAGCTCGCGCGGGTCTACCTCGAGAACGCCGTTCATGCCCGCAGCATGATCGCCAGCATGTTCACCAATGCCATGCGTGACGGCCAGATCCGCTCAGGGGATGCAACCTATCTGGCCGAGCAGTTCGGCTATGCCGTGGTCGACGGCCCCAACCGCGCCGTGGTGCTGAGCGGCAAGACTGCGCGCACCGAGAAGGAGCTGCGCGAGCGCATCACCCGCGCGGTGGCGCTGTTCCTGGACGGGTGCCGTGACGGTGTGACGCGACGCGATTAG
- a CDS encoding RidA family protein produces MPKQKITSPKLRQPNGHFSQATAIEARGRFVFLSGMTSRRADGSIAGIGNIEEQTRQVCENLKAAVEEAGGTLDDICRVDVYVRNMEHFDAIHKVRREYFTGIAPASTMVEICKMTSPDYLIEINAIAVLAD; encoded by the coding sequence ATGCCCAAGCAGAAAATCACCAGCCCCAAGTTGCGACAGCCGAATGGGCACTTCTCCCAGGCCACGGCGATCGAAGCGCGCGGACGCTTCGTGTTCCTCTCGGGCATGACGTCGCGTCGCGCCGACGGCTCCATCGCCGGCATCGGCAACATCGAGGAACAGACGCGCCAGGTCTGCGAAAACCTCAAGGCCGCGGTCGAGGAAGCCGGTGGCACGCTCGACGACATCTGCCGGGTCGACGTCTACGTGCGCAACATGGAGCATTTCGACGCCATCCATAAAGTGCGCCGTGAATATTTCACCGGCATCGCGCCGGCGTCGACCATGGTCGAAATCTGCAAGATGACCTCGCCAGACTATCTGATCGAGATCAACGCCATCGCCGTGCTGGCGGACTGA
- a CDS encoding Ldh family oxidoreductase yields the protein MTGSVAVSAVDYVEFASRLLMSAGTPAAHARIVATALVDADIEGLASHGTMLLPMYLDRILSGSIAPAAEGVVVSDTGTQAVIDAQNGLGHVVAERATQLCVANARTHGLAAVAVRNAFHFGAAGRFARSIAQEGCIGIVMANTRPLLPAPGGAERVVGNNPIAIAVPSTGDPIVLDLALSAGAMGKIRLADSQGRPIPDGWASTADGFPTTNAAEAIKGMLLPAAGAKGFGLALMIDMLAGGLSSGAIGDEVQPLYGDLSKPYGCSNLFLAIDIKGFRAVRDFEGAVSAFAGKIRQSRRVPQAEPVRLPGDRAAGAHAAFDGICHVAATTISALRTSAQRLNVAIPPQLS from the coding sequence ATGACAGGTTCTGTCGCCGTCTCGGCGGTCGATTATGTCGAATTCGCGTCGCGCCTGCTGATGTCGGCCGGCACTCCAGCTGCGCACGCACGTATCGTCGCAACGGCTCTTGTCGATGCGGACATCGAAGGTCTCGCGTCCCACGGCACGATGCTGCTGCCGATGTATCTGGACCGAATCTTGTCCGGCTCCATTGCGCCGGCCGCCGAAGGGGTCGTCGTTTCCGATACCGGAACACAGGCCGTCATCGATGCCCAGAACGGACTCGGCCATGTCGTTGCCGAACGCGCGACGCAGCTCTGCGTGGCCAATGCGCGCACGCATGGGCTTGCGGCGGTCGCAGTCCGCAATGCCTTTCATTTTGGTGCCGCCGGGCGATTTGCTCGATCAATCGCGCAGGAGGGCTGCATCGGAATCGTGATGGCCAACACCCGGCCGCTGCTGCCGGCGCCGGGCGGCGCCGAGCGCGTTGTCGGCAACAACCCGATCGCCATCGCCGTGCCGTCGACAGGCGATCCGATCGTCCTCGACCTCGCTTTGAGTGCCGGCGCCATGGGCAAGATCCGCTTGGCGGACAGCCAGGGTCGCCCGATTCCGGACGGCTGGGCGTCCACCGCTGACGGTTTTCCCACCACCAATGCCGCGGAGGCGATCAAGGGCATGCTGCTTCCGGCGGCTGGTGCCAAGGGATTCGGACTGGCGCTGATGATCGACATGCTGGCCGGCGGCCTGTCGTCCGGCGCGATCGGCGATGAAGTCCAGCCGCTCTATGGTGATCTGTCAAAGCCCTATGGCTGTTCGAACCTGTTCCTTGCGATCGACATCAAGGGCTTTCGCGCGGTGCGGGACTTCGAGGGCGCGGTATCGGCGTTTGCCGGCAAGATCCGGCAGTCCCGCCGCGTGCCCCAGGCCGAGCCGGTCCGCCTTCCCGGCGATCGCGCCGCCGGCGCGCACGCCGCCTTCGACGGCATCTGCCATGTCGCCGCCACCACCATCTCGGCCCTGCGCACGAGCGCGCAGCGACTCAATGTTGCAATTCCCCCTCAGCTGTCCTGA
- a CDS encoding DUF3313 domain-containing protein, producing MTITSQATRLAIALLCAGLTGCANVAPIPYSEVASSAHLTPNTSDSSGRMPYHYATQVDWRAYNKVIIEPVVIYRGADHQFGDMPDEERASLARTMHARFAERLGSRFTVTSQRAPNTLRVRLTLTGAAITMPVIGTLSRFDIGGAVYNGVQAARDGEGSMTGSVSYAVEIFDATNARLLGAFVSKQYPAPYNIKATVGRLAAAEDGIDKGADALLAQLR from the coding sequence ATGACTATCACCTCGCAGGCGACCCGCCTGGCGATCGCCTTGCTGTGCGCCGGTCTGACTGGATGCGCCAACGTGGCGCCGATCCCCTATTCGGAGGTTGCCTCATCCGCCCACCTCACGCCGAACACCTCGGATTCCTCGGGGCGGATGCCCTATCACTACGCCACGCAAGTGGACTGGCGCGCCTACAACAAGGTCATCATCGAGCCGGTGGTGATCTACCGGGGCGCCGATCATCAATTCGGCGACATGCCCGACGAGGAAAGGGCCTCGCTGGCGCGCACCATGCACGCGCGATTTGCGGAGCGACTCGGCAGCCGCTTCACTGTCACCAGCCAGCGCGCGCCGAACACACTGCGGGTGCGGCTGACGCTGACCGGTGCCGCCATCACCATGCCGGTGATCGGCACCCTGTCGCGATTCGACATCGGTGGTGCCGTCTACAACGGCGTGCAGGCGGCCCGCGACGGCGAGGGATCGATGACCGGCTCGGTGAGTTATGCGGTCGAGATCTTCGACGCGACAAACGCGCGCCTGCTCGGCGCCTTCGTCAGCAAGCAGTATCCGGCGCCCTACAACATCAAGGCCACCGTCGGCCGGCTGGCCGCAGCCGAGGACGGCATCGACAAGGGCGCGGACGCGCTGCTGGCGCAATTGCGATGA
- a CDS encoding GntR family transcriptional regulator, whose product MRSFKLDTPKSLSQKVMLRLREAIIEGELKLGAIIAEEMLAQSFGVSRTPIREAMSLLQSQGLVVVRPQVGSFVFTPSADDIAELCAFRVIIEPKAAELAYHHDHNGALSAMRLAIAAMEQAVTEKDNVAYGRADTAMHDALFAHCGNHYLIESYQLVAGRVAALRTNLSAPIDVQTPASFHEHGTLLRLFEGGDFAAFAALMTTHITNSGRTYAQALAIA is encoded by the coding sequence ATGAGGTCATTCAAGCTCGATACGCCAAAATCGCTGTCGCAGAAGGTGATGCTGCGGCTGCGCGAGGCCATTATCGAAGGCGAGCTCAAGCTCGGCGCAATCATTGCCGAGGAAATGCTGGCGCAATCGTTCGGCGTCAGCCGCACGCCGATCCGCGAGGCCATGAGCCTGCTGCAATCACAAGGCCTGGTGGTGGTGCGGCCGCAGGTCGGCAGCTTCGTGTTCACGCCCAGCGCCGACGACATCGCCGAGCTCTGCGCCTTCCGGGTCATCATCGAGCCCAAGGCGGCCGAGCTTGCCTACCATCATGACCACAACGGCGCGCTCTCCGCCATGCGGCTCGCGATTGCAGCGATGGAGCAGGCGGTGACGGAAAAGGACAACGTCGCCTATGGCCGGGCGGACACCGCGATGCACGACGCGCTGTTCGCCCATTGCGGCAACCACTATCTCATAGAGTCCTATCAGCTTGTCGCCGGGCGCGTGGCGGCGCTGCGCACCAATCTGAGCGCACCGATCGATGTGCAGACGCCGGCATCGTTCCACGAGCACGGTACACTGTTGCGGCTGTTCGAAGGTGGCGACTTTGCCGCCTTCGCAGCGCTGATGACCACCCACATCACCAACTCCGGCCGCACCTACGCGCAGGCGCTGGCGATCGCGTGA
- a CDS encoding DUF2147 domain-containing protein, translated as MRHLTSVSRRAACAAFAAGLTISTGPGIAAGTADPGGTWLTQDGRARIRVERCGPTLAQVCGYIVWMRDPADAKGQPFRDQSNPDQAKRSRPLLGHQLIMGLQLSPEGYFHGQIYDAEGGKFYEISLWREAADHLKVKGCMLSVFCARQTWTQTVNALPGQLVGMTGDPDGPKADKEWAQAKPTAKPSTVARAK; from the coding sequence ATGAGGCACCTGACATCGGTTTCCCGAAGGGCCGCGTGCGCTGCTTTTGCCGCAGGCCTGACGATATCCACCGGACCCGGCATCGCCGCTGGAACCGCCGACCCCGGCGGCACCTGGCTGACCCAGGATGGCCGCGCCCGCATACGAGTCGAGCGCTGCGGACCAACACTCGCACAGGTCTGCGGCTATATCGTCTGGATGCGCGATCCCGCCGATGCGAAGGGGCAACCGTTCCGCGACCAGAGCAATCCGGATCAGGCCAAGCGCTCACGTCCGCTGCTCGGCCATCAACTGATCATGGGCCTGCAGCTGAGCCCGGAGGGATACTTTCACGGCCAGATCTACGACGCGGAAGGCGGCAAGTTCTACGAGATCTCGCTGTGGCGCGAGGCCGCCGACCACCTGAAGGTCAAGGGCTGCATGCTCTCGGTGTTCTGCGCCAGACAGACTTGGACTCAAACCGTGAATGCCCTGCCCGGGCAGTTGGTCGGTATGACCGGAGATCCGGACGGACCGAAAGCGGACAAGGAGTGGGCCCAAGCGAAGCCCACCGCGAAACCGTCGACCGTGGCCAGAGCCAAATAA
- a CDS encoding cupin domain-containing protein has translation MQLPEGAPSLDEILIQTAAMPWREKSLKGVHEKMLWRDEATGASVALIKFDKGASIPEPHMHASNQMMFCLSGHYEYTRTGVTLKAGSFYCNPKGNVHGPTLAHEETVVVEIYDGPHYPVKPSWYADERDAH, from the coding sequence ATGCAGCTTCCCGAAGGCGCGCCAAGCCTCGACGAAATTCTGATTCAAACCGCCGCGATGCCGTGGCGCGAGAAATCGCTCAAGGGCGTCCATGAAAAGATGCTCTGGCGCGACGAGGCCACCGGCGCCTCCGTCGCTCTCATCAAGTTCGACAAGGGCGCCAGCATCCCCGAGCCGCACATGCATGCATCGAACCAGATGATGTTCTGCCTGTCGGGCCACTACGAGTACACGCGCACCGGCGTGACGCTGAAGGCGGGCAGTTTCTACTGCAATCCGAAGGGCAACGTGCACGGCCCGACCCTGGCTCACGAGGAGACCGTCGTGGTCGAGATTTATGATGGCCCGCATTATCCGGTGAAGCCGTCATGGTATGCCGACGAACGCGACGCCCACTGA
- a CDS encoding adenylate/guanylate cyclase domain-containing protein, which produces MMARRIGLAFPPVMAHPRSAAADTPDGHRPARQLHARQVMQWITEQATARDDGVALLDGFCTALHDGGLPLWRMSAMVSAIDPSVRAFCFDWQHDLGASLVPTAHEAGIGGFERMPVYAMLAEGRTSARWRLRHDLDPIAAFPSLMALRAEGGTDYIQHIVWFTPGTALKGLAVSFATDTPSGFGDDDLAVIAEVLPALGLAMCKFSLSRTLHETLATYLGAGPSVRVLEGHIRRGDGETVAAAILLADFRGFTALTDRGDPVKVVGWLDEHFDAIGEPVTRCGGEILKFTGDGFLAIFPVEDPDNRPCATCGSALDAAEQALAANRALNARRRAAGLPTLDVDLVLHFGEVIYGNIGTSRRLDFTVIGRAVNEASRIEALCDDTDRPILVSGPFAERCTQRLELVGTFALRGLERKQQIWAPVPSPSASPAKPRYTFGWF; this is translated from the coding sequence ATGATGGCGCGCCGGATCGGTCTCGCCTTCCCCCCCGTCATGGCGCATCCGCGCTCCGCGGCCGCTGACACACCCGACGGACATCGACCAGCGCGACAATTGCACGCCCGCCAGGTCATGCAGTGGATCACCGAACAGGCGACGGCGCGCGATGATGGCGTCGCGCTGCTGGACGGCTTCTGCACGGCGCTGCACGACGGAGGGCTGCCGCTCTGGCGCATGAGCGCCATGGTCTCCGCCATCGATCCCTCCGTGCGCGCGTTCTGCTTCGACTGGCAACACGACCTCGGAGCTTCGCTGGTACCGACCGCGCACGAGGCCGGCATCGGCGGGTTCGAACGCATGCCCGTCTACGCTATGCTGGCCGAGGGGCGAACCTCCGCCCGATGGCGGCTGCGTCATGATCTCGATCCCATCGCGGCATTCCCGTCGCTCATGGCGCTGCGCGCGGAGGGCGGCACCGATTATATCCAGCATATCGTGTGGTTCACGCCGGGCACCGCGCTGAAAGGCCTCGCAGTCTCATTTGCGACCGACACACCGTCAGGCTTCGGCGACGACGATCTCGCTGTTATCGCCGAGGTGCTACCCGCGCTGGGGCTCGCGATGTGCAAGTTCAGCCTGTCGCGGACGCTGCACGAGACACTCGCGACCTATCTCGGCGCTGGGCCGAGCGTGCGCGTGCTCGAGGGCCATATCCGCCGGGGCGACGGCGAGACGGTGGCCGCCGCAATCCTGCTGGCGGATTTCCGCGGCTTCACGGCGCTGACCGACCGTGGAGACCCCGTGAAGGTGGTCGGCTGGCTCGACGAACATTTCGACGCCATCGGCGAGCCGGTCACGCGTTGCGGCGGCGAGATCCTGAAATTCACCGGCGACGGCTTCCTCGCCATCTTTCCGGTCGAGGATCCGGACAACCGGCCATGCGCCACCTGCGGCAGCGCGCTCGACGCCGCCGAGCAGGCGCTGGCCGCCAACCGCGCGCTGAACGCACGGCGGCGCGCGGCGGGTTTGCCGACACTGGACGTCGACCTGGTGCTGCACTTCGGCGAGGTGATCTATGGCAATATCGGGACCAGCCGGCGGCTCGACTTCACCGTGATCGGGCGGGCGGTGAACGAAGCGAGCCGCATCGAAGCGCTCTGCGACGACACGGATCGCCCGATCCTGGTGTCCGGGCCGTTCGCCGAACGCTGCACACAGAGGCTGGAATTGGTCGGTACATTCGCTCTGCGCGGGCTTGAGCGAAAACAGCAGATCTGGGCACCGGTGCCCTCGCCGTCGGCCTCGCCAGCCAAGCCCCGCTATACATTCGGATGGTTCTGA